The following proteins come from a genomic window of Companilactobacillus pabuli:
- a CDS encoding CynX/NimT family MFS transporter — MKASTKINKSWFLFGMMLIAANLRLPITMIPPLLSTIEKNLGIPKSLAGLITSIPLVTFALISPIIVKVAKKLGNELTVFLFFILLIIGSYLRVIPTIGALMFGTFLVGVGIDSGNVLVPAMIKDHLPNQIPLGTSLYTMSMLLIGAIGTALAGVLITKISLQLTLMILSIAAIIALVFWIPNLRYNQRDTSSTKHVTYRSVWNQSLGWLITAFFGFQSLVYYSFVTWLPSMLESHGTSAILASNLLTVLQLSGLPCSFIVPYFSTKKHGFKHLLIMLTIGYAIAPLGYLFPTGNLIFLSIVTVVTGFGSGIAFNMAVIFFTEKTTNHYQTAEVSGMAQSAGYLLGAIGPVLFGYLENALSSWNLVLGILVLVSVLLVLSGILIAHHQPIAEQ; from the coding sequence ATGAAAGCATCCACAAAAATCAATAAATCGTGGTTCTTATTTGGCATGATGTTAATTGCCGCTAACTTAAGATTACCAATTACCATGATTCCACCACTACTCAGCACGATTGAAAAAAATCTCGGCATTCCTAAATCTTTGGCCGGACTTATCACATCAATTCCACTGGTTACCTTCGCCTTGATTTCACCAATTATCGTCAAAGTTGCCAAGAAACTCGGTAATGAATTGACGGTTTTCTTATTTTTTATATTATTAATTATCGGTAGTTACTTACGTGTCATCCCTACAATTGGAGCTCTGATGTTTGGAACTTTTCTAGTCGGAGTTGGTATCGATAGTGGGAACGTTTTGGTCCCAGCAATGATTAAGGATCACTTACCTAATCAAATTCCTTTGGGAACTAGTCTGTATACGATGTCGATGCTATTGATTGGTGCAATCGGAACGGCTTTGGCTGGAGTATTAATTACCAAAATCAGTTTACAACTTACCTTAATGATTTTATCAATTGCAGCTATTATTGCTCTGGTTTTTTGGATACCTAATTTACGCTATAATCAACGGGACACCTCCAGCACTAAACATGTCACTTACCGTAGTGTTTGGAACCAATCACTTGGCTGGTTGATTACTGCTTTTTTTGGCTTTCAATCACTAGTTTATTATTCATTCGTCACTTGGTTGCCTTCAATGCTAGAAAGCCACGGTACCAGTGCTATTTTAGCTAGTAATTTATTAACCGTTTTGCAATTGAGTGGCTTGCCTTGTTCATTTATTGTTCCTTATTTTTCAACCAAAAAACACGGTTTCAAACATTTATTGATCATGTTAACGATCGGTTATGCTATTGCTCCGCTTGGGTATTTATTCCCTACTGGCAATTTGATTTTTCTAAGTATCGTAACAGTTGTGACGGGTTTTGGTTCGGGAATTGCTTTCAACATGGCAGTAATTTTCTTTACCGAAAAAACGACCAATCATTACCAAACTGCTGAGGTATCAGGCATGGCACAATCAGCTGGATATCTATTGGGCGCTATTGGTCCAGTCTTATTTGGATACTTGGAAAACGCCTTGAGTTCTTGGAATTTAGTTCTGGGGATTTTAGTTTTAGTATCCGTCCTACTCGTTTTATCTGGAATTTTAATTGCCCATCACCAACCTATTGCAGAACAATAA
- a CDS encoding ADP-ribosylglycohydrolase family protein — protein sequence MQAYQIENILYAGVVGDALGVPVEFDKRDSYYIDSMTTGTWEQPKGSWSDDTSFTLPLLENLTAGQSYDELMQKFVNYMFHNEYTPNGVAFGIGNTCAKALRNWSVNHYPALESGDKSVEANGNGALMRLAPLAIDLVNESNLDQRLQLEREYTSLTHRHPRSIVASYIYLEIIHSLLNGHSLLSTLDTLPNQLTKALENRPSELKELPYFEAMFQPGFATTLRKDIKSTGYVVDTLLASIWSVLNSTSIDGAVILAVNLGEDTDTIASITATLASCENLSDHINDEWKSQLQNKPLLDKFIKPFAKKETTKS from the coding sequence ATGCAAGCGTACCAAATTGAGAATATTCTTTATGCTGGCGTAGTTGGGGATGCCTTGGGAGTTCCAGTTGAATTTGATAAGAGAGATTCATATTATATCGATTCAATGACTACGGGTACTTGGGAACAGCCAAAAGGGAGTTGGTCTGATGATACATCATTTACCTTACCGTTATTGGAGAATTTAACTGCTGGTCAAAGTTATGATGAATTGATGCAAAAGTTCGTCAATTATATGTTTCACAACGAATATACGCCTAATGGAGTAGCATTTGGAATTGGTAACACTTGTGCTAAGGCTTTGCGTAATTGGTCAGTTAATCATTATCCAGCTTTAGAATCTGGGGATAAAAGCGTGGAAGCAAATGGTAATGGAGCATTAATGCGTCTAGCACCATTGGCAATTGACTTAGTTAATGAATCTAATTTAGATCAACGTCTCCAATTAGAACGAGAGTACACTAGTTTGACGCATCGTCATCCACGAAGCATTGTTGCTAGCTATATTTATTTAGAAATTATTCATAGTTTATTAAATGGTCATTCATTATTATCCACCTTAGATACTTTACCTAATCAGCTTACGAAGGCTTTAGAAAATCGTCCTAGTGAGCTAAAAGAATTGCCTTATTTTGAAGCAATGTTCCAACCAGGATTTGCTACAACTTTACGCAAAGATATTAAATCTACCGGTTACGTTGTAGATACATTGTTAGCCAGTATCTGGAGTGTTTTAAACTCTACTAGTATTGACGGAGCAGTGATTTTAGCAGTTAATTTAGGCGAAGATACTGATACGATTGCAAGTATTACTGCTACATTAGCTAGTTGTGAAAACTTGAGTGATCATATCAATGATGAATGGAAGAGCCAATTACAGAATAAACCACTATTAGATAAATTTATTAAGCCATTTGCTAAAAAAGAAACCACAAAATCATAA
- a CDS encoding HAD hydrolase-like protein, with protein sequence MKNLFFDFDGTIANTQEGIVNALEYMVNDLKMEHLGVDTYKKFIGPSLVDSLERFYPDFPKARYQEAVKSFQSYYNTKGVYQLELYPGMKDMLQELKDAGYNLYISSVKTESMLKILIPHLGLDNYFEGFYGQSEDGLTRNTKPAILKYGLDDSKSAAEDSIMIGDRMTDMQGGVQNDVHTLGITYGFGNQQELKESGADLIVDHVTDIPDAVKKFK encoded by the coding sequence ATGAAGAATTTGTTTTTTGATTTTGATGGTACGATTGCTAATACCCAAGAGGGTATTGTCAATGCTCTAGAATATATGGTCAACGACTTGAAGATGGAACACCTCGGTGTCGATACTTATAAGAAATTTATCGGGCCATCTCTAGTCGACAGCCTTGAGAGATTTTATCCTGACTTTCCTAAGGCTCGCTATCAAGAAGCAGTCAAATCTTTCCAAAGTTACTACAATACTAAAGGCGTCTATCAACTAGAATTATATCCTGGTATGAAAGACATGCTACAAGAGCTAAAAGATGCAGGCTATAACCTTTATATTTCATCAGTTAAAACAGAATCTATGCTAAAAATTCTCATTCCGCATTTAGGTTTGGACAATTATTTTGAAGGATTTTATGGTCAATCCGAAGACGGACTCACTCGTAATACTAAACCAGCCATTCTTAAGTACGGTCTTGATGACAGTAAATCTGCTGCTGAAGATTCCATTATGATTGGTGACCGCATGACCGATATGCAAGGTGGAGTTCAAAATGACGTTCACACTTTGGGCATCACATATGGCTTCGGTAATCAGCAAGAATTAAAAGAATCTGGTGCCGATTTAATTGTCGATCACGTTACCGATATTCCTGATGCCGTAAAAAAATTTAAATAA
- a CDS encoding TetR/AcrR family transcriptional regulator, whose protein sequence is MSQVTQRTEKSIITAMISLLQKKPFEKITVGDICDEALINHSTFYRYFSDKYELLHSVFSYLLDDLINNTSNAKTIVYQIADFMEKNSNFIHHISPQYQTKANLYPEFRSILQDIVKTKSKDPNSQKDPLIKMITESDAPELMISFIVGGLIGLVEYLEDNDFKVSRTKFIEFTENFFAKWSK, encoded by the coding sequence ATGTCACAAGTAACACAACGAACAGAAAAATCGATTATCACAGCGATGATTTCCCTACTTCAAAAGAAACCATTCGAAAAAATCACTGTTGGTGATATTTGTGACGAGGCTCTAATTAACCATAGTACCTTCTACCGCTACTTTAGTGATAAATATGAATTGCTCCATTCAGTCTTTTCTTACTTATTAGATGATTTGATCAACAACACTTCCAATGCGAAAACGATTGTCTATCAAATTGCTGATTTCATGGAAAAGAATAGCAATTTTATCCACCATATTTCTCCACAATATCAAACGAAGGCAAATCTCTATCCTGAGTTTAGAAGTATTCTCCAAGATATTGTTAAAACTAAAAGTAAAGATCCTAACAGTCAAAAAGATCCTCTGATCAAAATGATTACTGAATCAGATGCACCTGAATTAATGATCAGTTTTATTGTTGGTGGTTTGATTGGATTAGTTGAATATTTAGAAGATAATGATTTTAAAGTTTCTCGAACTAAATTTATTGAATTTACTGAGAATTTCTTTGCTAAATGGTCTAAATAA
- a CDS encoding MFS transporter, with protein sequence MKIVSKQNQLDNYQAKVVASTASGFGLENMDVMFLSFALSSIIAELHLSGTQAGLISTITNIGMLLGGIFFGILADKIGRIKTFSHTIFIFAFATAAMFFAHNLTAIYICRFIAGIGAGGEYGIGMTVLAESFSKEKLGRVSSWVGMAGQVGAIFASLLAALILPTLGWHALFLFGVIPVVITFFIRRHLRESTAFTNSSKEKHGNVKQLFATPKIAYQTIALMIMAIVQIAGYFGLMNWLPTIMQKQMNLTVGASTWMIATILGMCAGMLTFGWILDNLGPRLAFGIFLAASAIGVYVLTLPSNVWSLILVGAVVGYFSNGMFAGYGAIVSRLYPTEVRATANNVIMNVGRCIGGFSSLAIGFILDNYNIMTVMVFISTLYIISLLVMLTITNLKAENYKKI encoded by the coding sequence ATGAAAATAGTATCAAAACAGAACCAGCTCGATAACTACCAAGCTAAAGTAGTTGCTTCGACAGCTTCAGGATTTGGATTGGAAAACATGGACGTAATGTTTTTGTCCTTCGCTCTTTCATCCATCATCGCTGAATTGCATCTTAGCGGCACGCAAGCAGGATTGATTTCAACAATCACTAACATTGGTATGTTATTAGGTGGTATTTTTTTTGGAATTTTAGCCGATAAAATCGGTCGTATCAAAACTTTCAGTCATACAATCTTTATCTTCGCCTTTGCGACTGCAGCAATGTTCTTCGCTCACAATCTTACAGCAATTTATATTTGTCGTTTTATCGCCGGTATCGGTGCCGGTGGTGAATACGGAATCGGTATGACTGTTCTAGCCGAAAGCTTTTCAAAGGAAAAATTAGGTCGCGTTTCATCGTGGGTCGGTATGGCCGGTCAAGTCGGAGCTATCTTTGCTTCACTACTAGCAGCCTTGATCCTACCTACATTGGGTTGGCACGCACTCTTCTTATTCGGTGTCATTCCTGTCGTTATTACCTTCTTCATCAGAAGACATTTAAGAGAAAGTACTGCTTTCACTAATTCCTCCAAAGAAAAACACGGTAACGTTAAGCAACTCTTCGCTACACCTAAGATTGCTTATCAAACCATTGCTTTAATGATCATGGCTATCGTTCAAATCGCCGGCTACTTTGGTTTGATGAATTGGCTACCAACTATTATGCAAAAACAAATGAATTTAACTGTTGGTGCTTCAACTTGGATGATTGCAACAATTCTAGGTATGTGTGCCGGAATGTTAACTTTCGGTTGGATTTTGGACAATTTAGGACCACGTCTAGCCTTCGGAATTTTCCTAGCTGCTTCAGCTATTGGCGTTTATGTTTTAACTCTACCAAGTAACGTCTGGTCATTGATTCTCGTCGGTGCGGTCGTTGGTTACTTCTCTAACGGAATGTTTGCCGGTTACGGTGCCATCGTCAGTCGTCTTTATCCAACGGAGGTTAGAGCTACTGCCAACAACGTCATCATGAATGTTGGTCGTTGTATCGGTGGTTTCTCAAGTTTGGCCATTGGATTCATTCTAGACAACTACAATATCATGACCGTAATGGTCTTCATCTCAACACTTTACATCATCAGTTTGTTAGTAATGTTAACTATCACTAACCTCAAAGCTGAAAATTACAAGAAAATCTAA
- a CDS encoding nucleoside 2-deoxyribosyltransferase — MEKKNRVYLAGPFFSDQQVKRLDDVQALLEQNPTIGDVFRPGKHAYDAAEFGSFEWQTAVFKHDINNINVSDVVVAMLDYKIEENEFEPDSGTVWECGYASAHNIPVIGVRNIDDQPLNLMLAASLTAFFNGSENIKEIKDYDFNSLMTRYENVKVF; from the coding sequence ATGGAAAAAAAGAATCGTGTTTACTTAGCAGGTCCATTTTTCAGTGATCAACAAGTCAAACGTTTAGACGACGTTCAAGCTCTCTTAGAACAAAATCCTACTATTGGTGACGTCTTCCGTCCTGGCAAGCATGCTTATGATGCAGCCGAATTTGGTTCATTTGAATGGCAAACAGCTGTCTTCAAACATGATATTAACAATATTAATGTTTCGGATGTAGTCGTTGCAATGTTAGACTATAAAATAGAAGAAAACGAGTTTGAACCAGACTCTGGAACTGTTTGGGAATGTGGCTATGCATCAGCTCACAATATTCCGGTTATTGGCGTTAGAAACATTGATGATCAACCACTTAACTTAATGTTGGCTGCCAGTTTAACTGCTTTCTTTAATGGTTCTGAAAATATCAAAGAGATCAAGGATTATGATTTTAATTCATTGATGACTCGTTATGAAAATGTAAAAGTGTTCTAG